The proteins below are encoded in one region of Lactuca sativa cultivar Salinas chromosome 3, Lsat_Salinas_v11, whole genome shotgun sequence:
- the LOC111907341 gene encoding pentatricopeptide repeat-containing protein At2g01860, with product MDGAVLSCFFCKVSETHVPIRFTESQKTSIKRNHQDEVRFSLMNPSRTRIYLRKPFKKSNDPQGTKPFNDPDDSNSTSMEMDHENGEDEVEKEEDNPEWDPDEIETITSLFRGRIPQKPGKKARERPLPLPLPYKQQPLGLPTSKKFAKTINSSRKSLSSKLYKDPTFLITLAKEIKNLPPEKDVSTVLNNYTRFLRKSSLSLTVRELGHMDLPERALQIFCWVQKHPHLYPDDTLLASTVEVLARNHELKLSFKLEKFLSLSSQNVYEAVVKGFIRSGSLKLAYKLVSAAKNGKIMVDTGVYAKLILELGKSPDNYVHIMALLEELGEREDLNLTQQDCTSIMKVCIKLGKFEIVEGLYNWFKDSGYEPSVVMYTTVVHSRYCSNCYREALALVWEMEGRNCLFDLPAYRVVIKVFVALNDLSRAVRYFSKMKEAGFSPGFDIYMDVIKIYAIHGRIGNCKEVCKEAEVAGFKMEEQMRSMLMNATQ from the coding sequence ATGGATGGTGCAGTGCTCTCTTGTTTCTTCTGTAAAGTCTCAGAAACCCATGTTCCTATTCGGTTTACTGAATCACAGAAGACTTCAATCAAAAGAAACCATCAGGATGAAGTTAGGTTCAGTTTGATGAATCCATCAAGAACCAGAATTTACCTTAGAAAACCATTCAAGAAATCCAATGATCCTCAGGGAACAAAACCTTTTAATGACCCTGATGATTCAAATTCAACCTCTATGGAAATGGATCATGAAAATGGTGAAGATGAAGTAGAAAAAGAAGAAGACAATCCTGAGTGGGACCCAGATGAGATTGAAACAATCACCTCACTATTTAGAGGAAGAATCCCTCAAAAACCCGGAAAAAAAGCTAGAGAAAGACCTCTTCCTCTCCCACTTCCATACAAACAACAACCATTAGGACTTCCCACTTCAAAGAAATTTGCAAAAACCataaactcttcaagaaaatctTTATCTAGCAAACTATACAAAGATCCAACATTCTTAATCACTCTAGCCAAAGAAATCAAAAACCTTCCTCCTGAAAAAGACGTTTCCACAGTTTTAAACAATTACACTCGATTTCTTCGCAAAAGTTCATTGTCATTAACAGTAAGAGAATTAGGGCACATGGATTTACCCGAAAGAGCTTTACAAATCTTCTGTTGGGTCCAAAAACATCCTCATTTATACCCAGATGACACGCTTCTTGCTTCAACAGTTGAAGTCCTTGCAAGAAACCATGAGTTAAAACTATCTTTCAAACTAGAAAAATTCCTAAGCCTATCAAGCCAAAACGTGTATGAAGCAGTTGTGAAGGGTTTCATAAGAAGTGGAAGCTTAAAACTTGCATACAAACTCGTTTCAGCTGCTAAAAATGGGAAGATAATGGTGGACACTGGTGTTTATGCAAAGCTGATTTTGGAACTAGGAAAAAGCCCTGATAATTATGTACATATTATGGCTTTACTTGAAGAGCTTGGAGAAAGAGAGGATTTGAATCTAACACAGCAAGATTGTACATCAATCATGAAAGTTTGCATAAAGTTAGGAAAATTTGAGATTGTTGAAGGTTTATATAATTGGTTTAAAGACTCGGGTTATGAACCAAGTGTAGTGATGTACACCACTGTTGTGCATAGTCGTTATTGTAGTAACTGTTATCGAGAGGCTTTGGCTTTGGTGTGGGAAATGGAAGGGCGAAATTGTCTTTTTGATCTTCCGGCATATCGCGTGGTGATAAAAGTTTTTGTTGCTCTTAATGACCTTTCGAGAGCTGTGAgatatttttcaaagatgaaggAGGCTGGTTTTTCTCCTGGATTTGATATTTATATGGATGTCATAAAAATCTATGCAATTCATGGGAGAATTGGTAATTGTAAAGAGGTTTGTAAGGAGGCAGAGGTTGCTGGATTTAAAATGGAGGAACAAATGAGGTCGATGTTAATGAATGCAACTCAAtga